The following proteins are encoded in a genomic region of Thermothielavioides terrestris NRRL 8126 chromosome 5, complete sequence:
- a CDS encoding DNA topoisomerase 2-like protein (Contains multiple conserved sub domains all contained within PTZ00108, DNA topoisomerase II. Provisional), whose translation MDSDVDSVFDDFQEDESDAYTPEAKPKAKAAPNKTATAKPAKMIQTTLTGGKAAPKKRPKQESDAEDDGLGASTPPKKQKKAPVKKSSNKPLAPIENESVVIDDNDDDAPIAKPAPKSTKSATETYQKLTQLEHIIKRPDTYIGSVERMDQKMWVFNKAEKLMENRTISYVPGLYKIFDEILVNAADNSQRDSSMTYLKVNVDRATGEISVENNGKGIPIEIHEKEKCYIPELIFGHLLTGSNYDDNEKKTVGGRNGYGAKLTNIFSQRFTIELQDSHNEKRYKQTWTDNMSKMEKAKITTSKSSDFVKVSFLPDYKRFGMENGIDDDLEALIYRRVYDMAGTVSGVKVWLNGEHLKINFKTYCELYAKSIANERGDAAVDGEKPVAKVEFDQVRDNGRLWQIGFTVSDGSFQQVSFVNNIATTSGGTHVNYIADQICEALGKELNKKKKGHSLKPSHFRNHIFIFINCLIDNPSFNSQTKEQLTTKISAFGSKCVLSDQFLKKVKASEAIANIMEFADRKADKMMAKSDGNKRSRISNDKLIDANWAGTKRGHECTLILTEGDSARGLAVAGRAVLDPDRIGVFPLRGKMLNVRDASIDQIMKNKEIENIKKFLGLKHKQEYKDTKGLRYGHLMIMADQDLDGSHIKGLLINFLEVQFPSLLRIDDFFQEFITPVVKVWQGNNPKKPQNLKTFFNIPQYEAWKEEHKSQLRKWNYKYLKGLGSSSNEDAQIYFKDLDRHLKKFEVLKPEESQLFELAFSKKKADARKEWLGNFIPGTYLDSTASRKTYTDFVQKELILFSMADNMRSIPSMIDGLKPGQRKVIYGAFKRNLVKDQKVAELAGYISEVAAYHHGEQSLQQTIIGLAQNYVGSNNVNCLEPSGNFGSRLAGGSDAASARYIHTRLSPFARRVFSKLDEPNLEYQFDDGNMIEPKVYVPVIPMVLVNGADGIGTGWSTSIPNYHPLEIVENLKRRMGRLDPADPEEKPFKPMTPWFRGWKGVVEPDGPNRFKFNGIIKQDEQNPNEIHVTELPIRMWTDDFKSRLEDIIRAEKTPSFIKDYREFNDHQNVHFVIEMEDKHLKAALDEGLLEKFKLTKTITTTNLVAFNTRGQIQKYESPEEIMEEYYHYRLKMYTERKTHWLGVYHADYRKLQNQYRFVSEIIENKLVVNKKKKAVLVQELRDRKYEAFPPRDDKKVKSTDEELGKDDAEEEEDEASGGARDYDYLLSMPIWSLTNERLEKLKNQIAAKKAEYDELNALSEKDLWVRDLDDFVEEWHTQLKLEEEITTGIRRMGRRTSQKIGAGRGRRPRDDDDYEPEKKTKPKAPKAEKVETKTHQRFTEKFQAAAKPKSQTDLSDDDFALLGKKAAVKEESEPPASLPDAAGARSKRAAAAKPKYVLSDDSDDDDFMDLGKPEVKDEPESEPEKVVEKPARRAAAKSKPSYVDEEFGSDSDDDDDKMLGDVGAMVKGIGVPATSSSNGGRLSLFAMSRPEAGDTSVPRMKTKPSKSNILDSDDHDDTNYEALAMSSPRKSTKTGDLDDFLSDDDLPAVTKPAAKPAPQTAAAKAKAPLSVVPVAAKKRGRPPGSKNKPKGGDDAPAPKAKAAAASSKPKPAHLSPAAKAYAAKKAKTRKFLSDDEDDIVDEPASPAAPAPAPKARPGRAAAAKAKPIYIDDYEDDEDDSFVNGGGRRRGKKDDDSDAFDMDEDSE comes from the exons ATGGATTCCGACGTGGATTCGGTCTTTGATGACTTCCAGGAGGACGAGTCTGACGCCTACACCCCAGAGGCG AAACCCAAGGCTAAGGCCGCTCCAAACAAGACGGCCACTGCGAAACCTGCCAAGATGATCCAGACAACGCTCACTGGCGGCAAGGCCGCGCCAAAAAAGCGCCCCAAGCAGGAgagcgacgccgaggacgacggaCTGGGCGCCAGTACGCCGCCAAAAAAGCAGAAAAAGGCACCGGTGAAGAAGTCAAGCAACAAGCCTCTCGCCCCTATCGAGAACGAGAGCGTGGTGATtgacgacaacgacgatgACGCGCCGATCGCCAAGCCCGCCCCCAAGTCCACCAAGTCCGCCACGGAGACGTACCAAAAGCTCACTCAGCTCGAGCACATCATAAAGCGCCCCGACACCTACATTGGCTCCGTCGAGCGCATGGACCAGAAGATGTGGGTGTTTAACAAGGCCGAGAAGCTGATGGAGAACCGCACAATCTCCTACGTCCCCGGCTTGTACAAGATCTTCGACGAGATCCTCGTCAACGCCGCAGACAATAGCCAGAGAGACTCGTCTATGACGTATCTCAAGGTCAACGTCGACCGCGCGACGGGCGAGATCTCGGTCGAGAACAACGGCAAGGGCATTCCCATCGAGATCCATGAGAAGGAGAAGTGCTACATCCCCGAGCTCATCTTCGGCCATCTCCTGACTGGTTCCAACTACGACGACAACGAGAAGAAAACCGTTGGTGGCCGCAACGGTTACGGTGCGAAGCTCACCAACATCTTCAGCCAGCGTTTCACCATCGAGCTGCAGGACTCCCACAACGAGAAGCGGTACAAGCAGACCTGGACGGACAACATGAGCAAGATGGAGAAGGCCAAGATCACGACCAGCAAGTCCTCCGACTTCGTCAAGGTTTCTTTCCTGCCCGACTACAAGAGGTTCGGCATGGAGAACGGAATCGATGACGACCTGGAAGCGCTGATCTACCGCCGCGTCTACGACATGGCCGGCACCGTGTCCGGCGTCAAGGTCTGGCTGAACGGCGAGCACCTCAAGATCAACTTCAAGACGTACTGCGAGCTGTACGCCAAGTCCATTGCCAATGAGCGCggcgatgccgccgtcgacggcgaaAAGCCGGTAGCCAAGGTCGAGTTCGACCAGGTGAGGGACAACGGCCGGCTGTGGCAGATTGGCTTCACCGTCTCGGACGGCTCGTTCCAGCAAGTCTCGTTCGTCAACAACATCGCCACCACGTCCGGCGGCACGCACGTCAACTACATCGCCGACCAGATCTGCGAGGCGCTCGGCAAGGAGCtgaacaagaagaagaagggccaCTCGCTGAAGCCGTCGCACTTCCGCAACCACATCTTCATCTTCATCAATTGCCTGATCGACAACCCGTCCTTCAACTCGCAGACCAAGGAGCAGCTGACGACCAAGATCAGCGCCTTCGGCAGCAAGTGTGTTCTCAGTGACCAGTTCCTCAAGAAGGTCAAGGCTTCCGAGGCCATCGCGAACATCATGGAGTTCGCTGACAGGAAGGCCGACAAGATGATGGCCAAGAGCGACGGCAACAAGCGGTCCCGCATCAGCAACGACAAGCTCATCGATGCCAACTGGGCCGGCACCAAGCGCGGCCACGAGTGCACCCTCATCCTGACCGAAGGCGATTCGGCCAGGGGTCTGGCAGTTGCCGGCCGTGCCGTCTTGGATCCGGATCGCATCGGCGTGTTCCCGCTCCGCGGCAAGATGCTCAACGTCCGCGATGCCTCGATCGATCAGATCATGAAGAACAAGGAAATCGAGAACATCAAGAAGTTCCTCGGCCTCAAGCACAAGCAGGAGTACAAGGACACCAAGGGCCTCCGGTACGGTCACCTGATGATCATGGCCGATCAAGATCTCGACGGGAGCCACATCAAGGGCTTGCTCATCAACTTCCTCGAGGTTCAGTTCCCCTCGCTGCTGCGCATCGACGACTTCTTCCAGGAGTTCATCACTCCCGTCGTCAAGGTCTGGCAGGGCAACAACCCGAAGAAGCCCCAGAACCTCAAGACCTTCTTCAACATACCGCAGTATGAGGCTTGGAAGGAAGAGCACAAATCCCAGCTGCGGAAGTGGAACTACAAGTATTTGAAGGGGTTGGGTAGTTCCTCCAACGAGGACGCCCAGATCTACTTCAAAGACCTGGACCGCCATCTAAAGAAGTTTGAGGTCTTGAAGCCCGAGGAGTCGCAGCTGTTCGAGCTGGCCTTCtccaagaagaaggccgaTGCTCGGAAGGAGTGGCTGGGCAACTTCATCCCCGGAACCTATCTCGACTCGACCGCCAGCCGGAAGACCTACACCGACTTCGTCCAGAAGGAGCTGATCCTCTTCAGCATGGCCGATAACATGCGATCCATTCCCTCCATGATCGACGGTCTGAAGCCCGGTCAGCGCAAGGTGATTTACGGCGCCTTCAAGCGGAACCTCGTCAAGGACCAGAaggtcgccgagctggcgggTTACATCAGCGAAGTCGCCGCATACCACCACGGAGAACAGTCGCTGCAGCAGACAATTATCGGTCTGGCGCAGAACTACGTCGGCTCCAACAACGTCAACTGCCTGGAGCCCAGCGGTAACTTTGGTTCTCGTCTCGCGGGTGGCTCGGATGCTGCCAGCGCCCGTTACATCCATACGCGGCTGTCGCCTTTCGCCCGGCGCGTGTTTTCCAAGCTCGACGAGCCAAATCTCGAGTACCAGTTCGACGACGGCAACATGATCGAGCCTAAGGTCTATGTTCCGGTTATTCCGATGGTCTTGGtcaacggcgccgacggtATCGGCACGGGCTGGAGTACCTCGATTCCCAACTATCACCCCCTCGAGATCGTCGAGAACCTGAAGCGGCGCATGGGCAGGCTCGACCCTGCGGATCCTGAGGAGAAGCCGTTCAAGCCCATGACTCCCTGGTTCCGGGGCTGGAAAGGTGTAGTTGAGCCCGACGGCCCCAACAGGTTCAAGTTCAACGGCATCATCAAGCAAGACGAGCAGAATCCTAACGAGATTCACGTCACTGAACTGCCCATCCGGATGTGGACCGATGATTTCAAGTCCAGGCTCGAGGACATCATCCGCGCCGAGAAGACTCCCTCCTTCATCAAGGACTACAGGGAGTTCAACGACCACCAGAACGTCCATTTCGTCATCGAGATGGAAGACAAGCACCTGAAGGCGGCGCTTGACGAGGGCTTGCTGGAGAAGTTCAAGCTCACCAAGACCATCACAACCACGAACCTCGTCGCCTTCAACACCCGCGGCCAGATTCAAAAGTACGAAAGCCCGGAGGAGATCATGGAGGAGTACTACCATTATCGTCTGAAGATGTATACTGAGCGAAAG ACTCACTGGCTTGGCGTCTACCACGCCGACTATCGGAAGCTGCAGAACCAGTACCGGTTCGTCTCTGAGATCATTGAGAACAAGCTCGTGGTcaacaagaagaagaaggctgTGCTCGTGCAGGAGCTCCGCGACCGCAAGTACGAGGCGTTCCCTCCCAGGGACGACAAGAAGGTCAAATCAACCGACGAGGAGCTTGGCAAGGACGAtgccgaagaggaggaagacgaagccTCTGGTGGCGCTCGCGACTACGACTACCTTCTCTCG ATGCCTATTTGGTCGCTCACGAATGAGCGTCTCGAGAAGCTCAAGAACCAGATtgcggcgaagaaggctGAGTACGACGAGCTCAACGCTTTGAGCGAGAAGGATCTATGGGTTCGGGACCTGGACGACTTTGTCGAGGAGTGGCACACCCAGCTCAAACTGGAAGAGGAGATCACTACCGGCATTCGGAGAATGGGCCGCCGCACGTCGCAAAAGATCGGCGCTGGAAggggccggcggccccgTGATGACGACGACTATGAGCCCGAAAAGAAGACCAAGCCCAAGGCTCCGAAGGCCGAGAAGGTTGAGACCAAGACGCATCAGAGGTTCACCGAGAAGTTCCAAGCGGCTGCCAAGCCCAAGTCCCAGACCGACCTCTCGGATGACGATTTTGCTTTGCTTGGCAAAAAGGCGGCAGTAAAGGAGGAGTCCGAGCCTCCTGCTTCCCTCCcagatgccgccggcgcgcgcaGCAAGcgtgcggccgccgccaagcccaAGTACGTGCTGAGCGACGACTCGGATGATGACGACTTCATGGACTTGGGCAAACCCGAAGTAAAGGACGAGCCGGAGTCCGAGCCAGAGAAAGTGGTCGAGAAGCCAGCGAGGCGGGCAGCTGCCAAGTCAAAGCCGTCGTACGTAGACGAGGAGTTCGGCTCCGACagcgatgacgacgatgacaagatgctcggcgacgtcggcgccaTGGTCAAGGGCATAGGGGTGCCGGCCACCTCGAGCAGCAACGGAGGCAGGCTTAGTCTGTTTGCCATGTCCCGGCCCGAGGCAGGCGACACGTCCGTCCCCAGGATGAAGACTAAGCCGTCAAAGTCCAACATTCTCGACTCGGACGATCACGACGACACCAATTACGAGGCCCTCGCCATGTCGTCACCGCGCAAGTCCACCAAGACTGGCGATCTGGATGACTTCCTGTCCGACGACGACCTGCCCGCCGTGACCAAACCCGCCGCCAAGCCTGCCCCTCAAACAGCCGCCGCAAAGGCCAAGGCCCCCCTGAGCGTGGTTCCCGTGGCCGCCAAGAAGCGCGGGCGCCCGCCAGGGTCCAAGAACAAGCCcaagggcggcgacgacgctcCCGCCCCCAAAGCCAAAGCGGCGGCTGCGTCGTCCAAGCCCAAGCCAGCGCACctctcgcccgccgccaaggcctACGCCgcgaagaaggccaagaCGAGGAAGTTCCtcagcgacgacgaagacgacatTGTCGACGAGCCCGCtagcccggcggcgccggcgccggcgcccaagGCCAGGCCggggcgcgcggccgccgcaaAGGCCAAGCCGATCTACATTGACGActacgaggacgacgaggacgactcGTTTGTcaatggcggcgggcgccgcagGGGCAAGAAGGATGATGACAGCGATGCGTTTGACATGGACGAGGACAGCGAGTAG